The DNA sequence TCTTCTCGGGCGGGGAGGTGAATTCCACCCCGCGCGCCGACAGTTCGGCGTGGGTCTTCGCCACGTCGTCGGTCGCGAACGATCCATTGAAGAACGATCCGACGCGGTCCTCATGCCCCTCCGGGGTGAAGAGGACGACGCCGGTCTCGGCGCGGCCGCAGCGCAGTTCGATCCACCGCTGCGACCCCATCGGCTGGTCGGTGATGACGTCGAATCCGAGCTTCTCGGTGTAGAACCGCAGGGCGCGC is a window from the Gemmatimonadales bacterium genome containing:
- a CDS encoding VOC family protein, with amino-acid sequence MKKMLDTPGTAQQIGRHLSPGQVMITQVKFVGIPVADQERALRFYTEKLGFDVITDQPMGSQRWIELRCGRAETGVVLFTPEGHEDRVGSFFNGSFATDDVAKTHAELSARGVEFTSPPEKMLWGTFAKFKDSEGNQFVLSSARGK